The sequence TGTCCAGAGCAGATGCTGGAGGCGGGGTCGAAAAGTCGATTTTTATAATATGCTCATCAAATAAATCAGTCATAATTTATTCTTCAATTGACTCAATGGCAGCACATTGGTCTCTTTGGGGCTGGAAAGCACAACATCCGTTCGTGTGTTTACTACGCCCGGCCATGCCTGAATTTTAGAGAGCAGGTTTTCCAAAGTCTCTGTGCTTTCAGTACGGATTTTTAAAATGTGTGAACCGTCACCTGTGATAGCGTGGCATTCGAGGATTTCTTCATGTTCCTTCGCCCGTTCGATGATTTTCGCATAAAATTTGGAAGACTCTGTGGTCAAAAAAATAAAAGCAGTGACTTCCAAACCGACACTTCGCGCGTCGAGCACAGAGTGATAGCCGCGAATGACGCCGGACTCTTCGAGCTTACGCAAACGTTCACTCACAGACGGAATGGACAGTTTAACTTCCTCGGCCAACTTATTTCGTTTGGTTCGTCCGTTGTTTTGCAGGGTTTTCAGAATTTTCAGATCGATCTCGTCGAGTTTGATATCAGGCATTTATTTTTCCCAATCTGTGTTTCAACGCGTTTAATCCGTAACCCAAAAAATATTCTGGTCATTAAATTAAATAATATTTATTTGAAGATCAACCGATCCTTAAACCTGAAACAAATGTTTTTCGGCATAATGAAGTTTCTCGGAATAAAATCTGCTTGCTTTTGTTTGATTTTTTTAATTAAATTAACACGCTTTAAAAAAAGTGACTCATCACAAACACCAAATCATTATTTTAAGGAGGTAACATGCGTAACAAAAGTATTATTTTAACCGTTTTGCTGACTTTTCTAATTGCAAGCTTTGCTTTTGCCGGGGATAAATATGAAATCGATGTGGTCCATTCATCTGTGGGGTTCACGGCTAAGCATCTGGTAATCAGCAATACCAAAGGTCAGTTTAAGGAGTTTTCCGGGGTCATTATTTTGGATGAAAAAGATATCAGCAAATCCTCGGTTAACGTGACTATTAAAACCGCCAGTATTTCAACGGATAATGAAAGACGCGACAATCATCTAAAAAGCGCTGATTTTTTTGATGTTGAAAAACACCCTGAAATTACTTTTAAAAGCAAAAGTGTTATGAAAACAGATGATGGTTACAAAATGGTTGGCGATTTAACCATCCACGGCGTAACGAAAGAGGTCACAATTCCATTTACTTTAGTGGGACCCGTTAAGGCAATGGGAACGCGAATTGGCCTCGAAGCCAGCTTGACAATTAACCGTCATGACTACGGCGTTTCCTGGAGTAAAACTCTCGACAGCGGCGGTCTGGTTGTCAGTAACGAAATCAAAATCACTCTGGAAATTGAAGCGGTTAAAGCTGAAGAGGGCACTGACTAAATTAGAAAACACAACTTCTGGAAATTTTGAAAGGCGAGGATGATTCTTCGCCTTTTTTTATTTTTTTAAGGAATCAAATACAAACTCGTCTGCCTGCCGTCAATAAACCGCACGCCCTCTTTTGTAAAAATAATATCCTGCTCTAACATAATTCTAATCTTCTTGTTATTCCACTCAGGAATGGCAACTTGCACATTCAACTCGTTCGAATGTGCTGTGTTATAAAACAGCTCGTAGTCGCCTTTTCCGGGCACCCCGCCCTGCTGATCCCAGAGCCCAATTGTGGGTCCGGCTCCGTGGCCGTGAAAGCCAATCGGATGCGTGTAAATACTCGGAACGATCCCCTCGGATTTTGCCTGTTTTAAGGATCGCTTTAGGATTTCGTTGCCGGTGCGGCCTGCTTTAAAATTTGNNNNNNNNNNAAATCTCTCTGGAAATTGAAGCGATCAAAGCTGAAGAGGGCACTGACTAAATTAGCAAAACACAACTTCTGGAAATTTTGAAAGGCGAG comes from candidate division KSB1 bacterium and encodes:
- a CDS encoding Xaa-Pro aminopeptidase, which gives rise to NFKAGRTGNEILKRSLKQAKSEGIVPSIYTHPIGFHGHGAGPTIGLWDQQGGVPGKGDYELFYNTAHSNELNVQVAIPEWNNKKIRIMLEQDIIFTKEGVRFIDGRQTSLYLIP
- a CDS encoding polyisoprenoid-binding protein; this encodes MRNKSIILTVLLTFLIASFAFAGDKYEIDVVHSSVGFTAKHLVISNTKGQFKEFSGVIILDEKDISKSSVNVTIKTASISTDNERRDNHLKSADFFDVEKHPEITFKSKSVMKTDDGYKMVGDLTIHGVTKEVTIPFTLVGPVKAMGTRIGLEASLTINRHDYGVSWSKTLDSGGLVVSNEIKITLEIEAVKAEEGTD
- a CDS encoding Lrp/AsnC family transcriptional regulator — protein: MPDIKLDEIDLKILKTLQNNGRTKRNKLAEEVKLSIPSVSERLRKLEESGVIRGYHSVLDARSVGLEVTAFIFLTTESSKFYAKIIERAKEHEEILECHAITGDGSHILKIRTESTETLENLLSKIQAWPGVVNTRTDVVLSSPKETNVLPLSQLKNKL